One part of the Methylobacterium terrae genome encodes these proteins:
- a CDS encoding thiol-disulfide oxidoreductase DCC family protein, translated as MREDLTVYYDGACPLCRAEIAHYRGRAGAGRIRFVDLAAAEDAALGPDLDPAAARARFHVRETDGGLVSGAAAFARLWRRLPGWRWLSRLVEWRAFGRQPVLPVAEAAYRLSLPLWPRLARLLTLSRR; from the coding sequence ATGCGGGAGGATCTGACCGTCTACTACGATGGGGCCTGCCCGCTGTGCCGGGCCGAGATCGCGCATTACCGCGGCCGGGCCGGCGCCGGGCGCATCCGCTTCGTCGACCTCGCGGCGGCCGAGGATGCCGCCCTCGGGCCGGATCTCGACCCCGCCGCCGCCAGGGCGCGGTTCCACGTGCGCGAGACGGATGGAGGCCTCGTCTCCGGGGCCGCCGCCTTCGCGCGGCTCTGGCGCCGCTTGCCGGGCTGGCGCTGGCTGTCCCGGCTCGTCGAGTGGCGCGCGTTCGGCCGGCAGCCGGTGCTGCCCGTGGCCGAGGCGGCCTATCGCCTGTCGCTGCCGCTCTGGCCGCGGCTGGCGCGCCTCCTGACGCTGTCCCGCCGATGA
- a CDS encoding long-chain-fatty-acid--CoA ligase, producing the protein MLGLMQDWPLLIHRVIDYAAVQHGARPVISRSVEGPMHRTTYAEVRQRSLRLSKRLAADGIRLGDRVATLAWNTWRHLETWYGITGIGAIYHTVNPRLFEDQIAYIINHAEDRILFLDLTFVSLVERLADKLPTIERYVVLTDGAHMPQTSLRNAVAYEDWLAEADDDFAWASFEENTAAGLCYTSGTTGLPKGVLYSHRSNVLLGLMVNNPAFIGLAPTDMAMPVVPLFHANAWGFSFAAPMTGAGLVMPGPKLDGASVHELLEETGVTVTAAVPTVWLGLLHYLDTTGKRLSHLKRVVIGGSACPRAMTERFEREYGVTVDHAWGMTEMSPIGSYCSLKPEVAGLEGEARLDLKMKQGYAPFGVEFRLTDDEGRDLPWDGTTFGRLKVSGFAVAKAYFRSDEPILDDRGFFDTGDVATIDPHGYMAITDRSKDVIKSGGEWISSIDLENLAVGHPDVAEAAVIGVQHPKWDERPLLIVVPKEGRTPDKADILAFMAPRIAKWWMPDDVVVVQAIPHTATGKIQKTALRDQFRDYRLPGAA; encoded by the coding sequence ATGCTCGGCCTGATGCAGGACTGGCCCCTGCTGATCCACCGCGTCATCGACTACGCCGCCGTGCAGCACGGCGCCCGCCCGGTCATCTCGCGCTCGGTCGAGGGGCCGATGCACCGGACCACCTATGCCGAGGTGCGCCAGCGCTCCCTGCGCCTGTCGAAGCGCCTCGCCGCCGACGGCATCCGCCTCGGCGACCGTGTCGCGACGCTGGCCTGGAACACCTGGCGCCACCTCGAGACCTGGTACGGCATCACCGGCATCGGGGCGATCTACCACACGGTCAACCCGCGGCTGTTCGAGGACCAGATCGCCTACATCATCAACCACGCCGAGGACCGGATCCTCTTCCTCGACCTGACCTTCGTGTCGCTGGTCGAGCGCCTGGCCGACAAGCTGCCGACGATCGAGCGCTACGTCGTCCTCACCGACGGCGCCCACATGCCGCAGACTTCGCTCCGTAACGCCGTCGCCTACGAGGACTGGCTGGCCGAGGCCGACGACGACTTCGCCTGGGCGAGCTTCGAGGAGAACACGGCGGCGGGCCTCTGCTACACGTCGGGCACCACCGGCCTGCCGAAGGGCGTGCTCTACTCGCACCGCTCGAACGTGCTCCTCGGCCTGATGGTCAACAACCCGGCCTTCATCGGGCTCGCGCCCACCGACATGGCGATGCCGGTGGTGCCGCTGTTTCACGCCAATGCCTGGGGCTTCAGCTTCGCCGCGCCGATGACCGGCGCCGGCCTCGTCATGCCGGGACCGAAGCTCGACGGCGCCTCGGTGCACGAGCTGCTCGAGGAGACCGGCGTCACCGTGACGGCGGCGGTGCCGACCGTCTGGCTCGGCCTGCTGCACTACCTCGACACCACGGGCAAGCGCCTGAGCCACCTGAAGCGCGTCGTGATCGGCGGCTCGGCCTGCCCGCGGGCGATGACCGAACGCTTCGAGCGCGAGTACGGCGTCACCGTGGATCACGCCTGGGGCATGACCGAGATGAGCCCGATCGGCTCCTACTGCTCGCTCAAGCCCGAGGTCGCCGGCCTGGAGGGCGAGGCCCGCCTCGACCTCAAGATGAAGCAGGGCTACGCCCCCTTCGGCGTCGAGTTCCGCCTGACCGACGACGAGGGCCGCGACCTGCCCTGGGACGGCACCACCTTCGGGCGGCTCAAGGTCTCGGGCTTCGCGGTGGCCAAGGCCTATTTCCGCTCGGACGAGCCGATCCTCGACGATCGCGGCTTCTTCGACACCGGCGACGTCGCCACCATCGATCCCCACGGCTACATGGCGATCACCGACCGCTCGAAGGACGTGATCAAGTCCGGCGGCGAGTGGATCTCCTCGATCGACCTCGAGAACCTGGCGGTCGGCCATCCCGACGTGGCCGAGGCCGCGGTGATCGGCGTGCAGCACCCGAAATGGGACGAGCGCCCGCTGCTCATCGTGGTGCCCAAGGAGGGCCGCACCCCCGACAAGGCCGACATCCTGGCCTTCATGGCGCCGCGCATCGCCAAGTGGTGGATGCCCGACGATGTGGTGGTGGTGCAGGCCATCCCCCACACCGCCACCGGCAAGATCCAGAAGACGGCGCTTCGCGACCAGTTCCGGGACTACCGCCTGCCCGGCGCGGCCTGA
- a CDS encoding methyl-accepting chemotaxis protein translates to MFRKARENLSDATLSALNKSLAIIEFNLDGTVIQANANFLALLDYRLDEISGKHHRMFLGEEAAASPDYAVFWDKLRAGAFFADEFLRFGKGGKRVWLEATYNPVLDAAGKPVKVVKLAADITQKKNEVSRLLTMIEGMPVAVMTADPQDDFRINYMNGASRRTLGPLGQYLPVAAEMMVGTSIDVFHKNPSHQRRMLADASRLPHRTKIKLGPEVLDLQVSAIMGPDGAYVGPMLTWSVVTAQATMASDVSQVVSAMGAAVDEMQRSATGLGQSADEARERAATVAAGSEEMTAAIQEIAGQVGRVSDRAQQIAAQAEATDATVRTLSAKAREVDSVVGMISTIADQTNLLALNATIEAARAGAAGRGFAVVAAEVKELAGQTAKATGEITQRIGDIQGATGEAVAAIATISAAVAELSRLTLAIASAVEEQAASTQEVSSNIVAVSDAASATGRIAEAVRAVSESLAGHSSGLTGSVEKFLKAG, encoded by the coding sequence ATGTTTCGGAAGGCGCGAGAGAACCTGTCGGACGCGACATTGAGTGCTCTCAACAAGTCTCTCGCCATCATCGAGTTCAATCTCGACGGCACGGTGATCCAGGCCAATGCCAATTTCCTGGCGCTGCTCGACTACCGCCTCGACGAGATCTCGGGCAAGCACCACCGGATGTTCCTCGGCGAGGAGGCGGCGGCCTCGCCCGATTACGCGGTGTTCTGGGACAAGCTGCGGGCGGGCGCGTTCTTCGCCGACGAGTTCCTGCGCTTCGGCAAGGGCGGCAAGCGCGTCTGGCTCGAGGCGACCTACAACCCGGTCCTCGACGCGGCCGGCAAGCCGGTCAAGGTGGTGAAGCTCGCCGCCGACATCACGCAGAAGAAGAACGAGGTCAGCCGCCTCCTGACGATGATCGAGGGCATGCCGGTCGCGGTGATGACCGCCGACCCGCAGGACGACTTCCGCATCAACTACATGAACGGCGCGTCGCGGCGCACCCTCGGACCGCTGGGGCAGTACCTGCCGGTCGCGGCGGAGATGATGGTCGGCACCTCGATCGACGTGTTCCACAAGAACCCGTCGCACCAGCGCCGGATGCTGGCCGATGCGAGCCGGCTGCCGCACCGGACCAAGATCAAGCTCGGGCCGGAGGTGCTCGACCTGCAGGTCTCGGCGATCATGGGACCGGACGGCGCCTATGTCGGGCCGATGCTGACCTGGTCCGTGGTCACCGCGCAGGCGACCATGGCCTCCGACGTGTCGCAGGTGGTGAGCGCGATGGGCGCGGCGGTGGACGAGATGCAGCGCTCGGCCACAGGCCTCGGCCAATCGGCCGATGAGGCGCGCGAGCGCGCCGCCACGGTGGCGGCGGGCTCGGAGGAGATGACGGCGGCGATCCAGGAGATCGCCGGCCAGGTCGGGCGGGTCTCCGACCGCGCCCAGCAGATCGCCGCCCAGGCCGAGGCGACCGACGCCACGGTGCGCACCCTCTCGGCCAAGGCGCGCGAGGTCGATTCGGTCGTCGGCATGATCTCGACCATCGCCGACCAGACCAACCTGCTCGCGCTCAACGCCACGATCGAGGCGGCCCGGGCCGGGGCGGCGGGGCGCGGCTTCGCGGTGGTGGCCGCCGAGGTCAAGGAACTGGCCGGCCAGACGGCCAAGGCCACCGGCGAGATCACCCAGCGCATCGGCGACATCCAGGGCGCGACCGGCGAGGCGGTGGCGGCGATCGCCACGATCAGCGCGGCGGTGGCGGAGCTGTCGCGGCTGACGCTCGCCATCGCCAGCGCGGTCGAGGAGCAGGCCGCCTCGACGCAGGAGGTGTCGTCGAACATCGTGGCGGTCTCGGACGCCGCCAGCGCCACCGGCCGGATCGCCGAGGCCGTCCGGGCGGTGTCGGAGAGCCTCGCCGGGCATTCGAGCGGGCTGACCGGAAGCGTGGAGAAGTTCCTGAAGGCGGGGTAG
- a CDS encoding MarR family winged helix-turn-helix transcriptional regulator, translating to MTASSRAHPTAQADAPAEADPLRVWFRFVRLHRRVSAAVAAELRALGLSIPQFDVLSTLSEREGLTQQDLAERLYVTKGNVSGLVDRLVEAGLVERRPIPGDRRSHALHLTEAGLALARAGIAAQTAYVARTLGRLPPGDVAELERVVLAWRDAARADGG from the coding sequence ATGACGGCATCCTCGCGCGCTCATCCCACGGCTCAAGCCGACGCCCCGGCCGAGGCCGACCCGCTGCGGGTCTGGTTCCGCTTCGTCCGCCTGCACCGGCGCGTCTCGGCCGCGGTGGCGGCGGAGCTGCGGGCGCTCGGGCTGTCGATCCCGCAATTCGACGTGCTCTCGACCCTGTCCGAGCGCGAGGGCCTGACCCAGCAGGACCTCGCCGAGCGGCTCTACGTCACCAAGGGCAACGTCTCGGGGCTGGTCGACCGGCTGGTCGAAGCCGGGCTCGTCGAGCGCCGCCCGATCCCCGGCGACCGGCGCTCGCACGCCCTGCACCTGACCGAGGCCGGGCTGGCGCTGGCCCGCGCCGGCATCGCGGCCCAGACCGCCTACGTCGCCCGCACCCTCGGCCGGCTGCCCCCCGGCGACGTGGCCGAGCTGGAGCGCGTGGTGCTCGCCTGGCGCGACGCCGCCCGGGCCGACGGCGGCTAG
- a CDS encoding acyl-CoA carboxylase subunit beta, whose protein sequence is MKDILERLDQRRAQARVGGGESRVAAQHKRGKLTARERIELLLDSGSFEEFDMFVQHRSNDFGMERQKIPGDGVVTGWGTINGRAVFVFSKDFTVFGGSLSEAHAQKIIKVQDTALKMRAPIIGIFDAGGARIQEGVAALGGYGEVFKRNVTASGVIPQISVIMGPCAGGDVYSPAMTDFIFMVRDTSYMFVTGPDVVKTVTNEVVTAEELGGAKVHTSKSSIADGSYENDVEALLQIRRLMDFLPANNQAGVPELESFDDPARLDRSLDTLIPDNPNKPYDMGELIRRVVDEGDFFEIQAAYARNIITGFARIEGRTVGFVANQPMVLAGVLDSDASRKAARFVRFCDAFSIPICTFVDVPGFLPGTAQEYGGLIKHGAKLLFAYSQATVPLVTVITRKAFGGAYDVMASKHVGGDVNYAWPTAQIAVMGAKGAVEIIFRQDLGDPDKIAARTAEYEERFMSPFVAAERGYIDEVIMPHSTRRRIARALAMLRTKESEQPWKKHDNIPL, encoded by the coding sequence ATGAAGGACATCCTCGAACGGCTCGACCAGCGGCGCGCGCAGGCCCGGGTCGGCGGCGGCGAGAGCCGGGTGGCGGCGCAGCACAAGCGCGGCAAGCTCACGGCGCGCGAGCGCATCGAGCTCCTCCTCGACTCGGGGTCGTTCGAGGAATTCGACATGTTCGTGCAGCACCGCTCGAACGATTTCGGGATGGAGCGGCAGAAGATCCCGGGCGACGGCGTCGTCACCGGCTGGGGCACCATCAACGGCCGCGCGGTCTTCGTGTTCTCCAAGGACTTCACGGTCTTCGGCGGCTCGCTCTCCGAGGCGCACGCCCAGAAGATCATCAAGGTCCAGGACACGGCGCTCAAGATGCGCGCCCCGATCATCGGCATCTTCGATGCCGGCGGCGCCCGCATCCAGGAGGGCGTCGCGGCGCTCGGCGGCTACGGCGAGGTGTTCAAGCGCAACGTCACGGCGTCCGGCGTGATCCCGCAGATCTCGGTGATCATGGGGCCGTGCGCCGGCGGCGACGTCTACTCGCCGGCGATGACCGACTTCATCTTCATGGTGCGCGACACGAGCTACATGTTCGTGACCGGGCCGGACGTGGTGAAGACGGTCACCAACGAGGTGGTGACGGCCGAAGAGCTCGGCGGCGCCAAGGTCCACACCTCGAAGTCGTCCATCGCCGACGGCTCGTACGAGAACGACGTCGAGGCGCTCCTGCAGATCCGGCGCCTGATGGACTTCCTGCCGGCCAACAACCAGGCCGGCGTGCCGGAACTCGAGAGCTTCGACGATCCCGCCCGCCTCGACCGCAGCCTCGACACCCTGATCCCCGACAACCCGAACAAGCCCTACGACATGGGCGAGCTGATCCGGCGGGTGGTCGACGAGGGCGACTTCTTCGAGATCCAGGCGGCGTATGCCCGCAACATCATCACGGGCTTTGCCCGGATCGAGGGCCGCACCGTCGGCTTCGTCGCCAACCAGCCGATGGTGCTGGCCGGCGTGCTCGATTCGGACGCTTCGCGCAAGGCCGCCCGCTTCGTGCGCTTCTGCGACGCGTTCTCGATCCCGATCTGTACCTTCGTCGACGTGCCGGGCTTCCTGCCGGGCACCGCGCAGGAATACGGCGGGCTGATCAAGCACGGCGCCAAACTCCTCTTCGCCTACAGCCAGGCGACGGTGCCGCTCGTCACCGTCATCACACGCAAGGCCTTCGGCGGCGCCTACGACGTGATGGCCTCCAAGCACGTCGGCGGCGACGTGAACTACGCCTGGCCGACCGCCCAGATCGCCGTGATGGGCGCCAAGGGCGCGGTCGAGATCATCTTCCGCCAGGACCTCGGCGATCCCGACAAGATCGCGGCGCGCACGGCCGAGTACGAGGAGCGCTTCATGTCGCCGTTCGTGGCCGCCGAGCGGGGCTACATCGACGAGGTGATCATGCCCCACTCGACGCGCCGCCGCATCGCCCGGGCGCTCGCCATGCTGCGCACCAAGGAGAGCGAGCAGCCCTGGAAGAAGCACGACAACATCCCGCTGTGA
- a CDS encoding FadR/GntR family transcriptional regulator, translating to MSPVARGGRGRGDGGGGAAGDAVVLPLASASHRLHGTVARHLGIAILSGRTPPGTVLPGEIAASESLSVSRTAYREAIRTLSAKGLVESRPKAGTRVTERGRWNLLDPDILAWAFETEPGEAFIHDLFELRQIVEPAAAELAALRRGAPHLDRMRQALDGMARHGLAVPAGRAADQAFHHAILEATGNAPLIALSSSIAAAVTWTTIYKQRRRALPRDPLPEHRALFEAIAAGEGALARARMAELIRLALADTESSMVE from the coding sequence GTGAGCCCCGTGGCGCGGGGCGGCCGGGGACGCGGCGACGGGGGAGGCGGGGCGGCCGGCGATGCCGTCGTGCTCCCGCTCGCCTCGGCCTCGCACCGGCTCCACGGCACGGTGGCGCGCCACCTCGGCATCGCGATCCTGTCCGGGCGCACCCCGCCGGGCACGGTGCTGCCCGGGGAGATCGCCGCCTCCGAGAGCCTGTCCGTCTCGCGCACCGCCTACCGCGAGGCGATCCGCACGCTCAGCGCCAAGGGCCTGGTCGAGAGCCGGCCCAAGGCCGGCACCCGGGTGACCGAGCGCGGCCGCTGGAACCTGCTCGATCCCGACATCCTGGCCTGGGCCTTCGAGACCGAGCCGGGCGAGGCCTTCATCCACGACCTGTTCGAGCTGCGCCAGATCGTCGAGCCGGCCGCGGCCGAGCTCGCGGCCCTGCGCCGCGGCGCGCCGCACCTCGACCGGATGAGGCAGGCCCTCGACGGCATGGCCCGCCACGGCCTCGCCGTCCCGGCCGGACGCGCCGCCGACCAGGCCTTCCACCACGCGATCCTGGAGGCGACCGGCAACGCGCCGCTGATCGCGCTGTCGAGCTCGATCGCCGCCGCGGTCACCTGGACCACGATCTACAAGCAGCGCCGCCGCGCCCTGCCGCGCGACCCCCTGCCGGAGCACCGGGCGCTCTTCGAGGCGATCGCCGCGGGGGAGGGGGCCCTGGCGCGGGCCCGGATGGCGGAGCTGATCCGGCTGGCGCTGGCGGACACGGAATCGTCGATGGTGGAGTGA
- a CDS encoding aldose epimerase family protein, translated as MRAWIAALACACAVPATAGEARKAPFGTLPDGRAVEEVTLSSGGLTARILSWGALLRSLEVPDRAGKAADVVLGYGDLAGYLKAPNYFGVSVGRYANRIRDGRFSLDGKAYALARNDGPNALHGGREGFDKRLWTIAEVKEGATPSVTLRYVSPDGEEGYPGTLTASATYALDSAGTLTVEYRATTDAPTIVNLTNHSFFNLAGEGSGRTILDHVLTIPAERYTPVDATLIPTGEVAAVAGTPFDFRTPTPIGARIRDGRDPQIVRGRGYDHNYVVTNAPTADAHLVARVEDPASGRVMEVASNQPGVQFYAGNFLDATAVGKSGLSYRQSDALALEPQVFPDTPNQPAFGSARLDPGATYRNVITYRFSAGAAK; from the coding sequence ATGCGTGCATGGATCGCGGCGCTCGCTTGCGCCTGTGCCGTGCCGGCCACGGCCGGCGAAGCCCGGAAGGCGCCGTTCGGCACCCTGCCCGACGGGCGCGCGGTCGAGGAGGTGACGCTGTCCAGCGGCGGCCTCACCGCCCGGATCCTGTCCTGGGGCGCGCTCCTGCGCAGCCTCGAGGTGCCGGACCGCGCGGGCAAGGCCGCCGACGTGGTGCTGGGCTACGGCGACCTCGCCGGATACCTGAAGGCACCGAACTATTTCGGGGTCAGCGTCGGGCGCTACGCCAACCGCATCCGCGACGGCCGCTTCAGCCTCGACGGCAAGGCGTACGCGCTCGCCCGCAACGACGGCCCGAACGCGCTCCACGGCGGCCGCGAGGGCTTCGACAAGCGCCTCTGGACGATCGCCGAGGTCAAGGAGGGCGCCACCCCGTCCGTCACGCTGCGCTACGTCAGCCCCGACGGCGAGGAGGGCTATCCCGGCACCCTGACGGCGAGCGCGACCTACGCCCTCGATTCGGCCGGCACCCTGACGGTCGAGTACCGGGCCACCACCGACGCGCCGACCATCGTCAACCTGACGAACCACAGCTTCTTCAACCTCGCGGGCGAGGGCTCCGGCCGGACGATCCTCGACCACGTCCTGACGATCCCGGCCGAGCGCTACACCCCGGTCGACGCGACCCTGATCCCGACCGGCGAGGTCGCGGCGGTCGCCGGCACGCCGTTCGACTTCCGCACACCCACGCCGATCGGCGCGCGCATCCGCGACGGGCGCGACCCCCAGATCGTGCGCGGGCGCGGCTACGACCACAATTACGTGGTGACGAACGCCCCGACCGCCGACGCCCACCTCGTCGCCCGGGTCGAGGACCCGGCCTCGGGCCGGGTGATGGAGGTGGCGAGCAACCAGCCCGGCGTGCAATTCTACGCCGGCAACTTCCTCGACGCGACGGCGGTGGGCAAGTCCGGCCTGTCCTACCGGCAATCGGACGCGCTGGCGCTGGAGCCGCAGGTGTTTCCCGACACGCCCAACCAGCCGGCCTTCGGCAGCGCCCGGCTCGATCCGGGGGCGACATACCGGAACGTCATCACGTACCGGTTCTCGGCGGGGGCGGCGAAGTAG
- a CDS encoding aminotransferase, with protein sequence MLSNLATRDVETLIHPYTNLAAFRQTGPLVLERGHGVWVYDTDGRPYLEGMAGLWCTALGYSNEELVEAAREQMARLPFTHLFSGRSHDPAIELAETIKELAPIPVSKVFFTSSGSEANDTQVKLTWYLNNALGRPQKKKIIGRHKGYHGVTVASASLTGLTANHADWDLPLPGFLHAACPHHYRGAESGESEEAYSARLAAELEEMILREGPDTVAAFIAEPVMGAGGAIVPPKGYFAAIEPVLARYDVRLIADEVICGFGRLGTWFGSEALGMKPHSLSFAKALTSAYMPLGGVTVDETLYQAMQDQSRKIGTFGHGTTYSGHPVASAVALKTIEIYKRDKIIEGAAEKAPHFQRRLSGLEEHPLVGEAKGLGLIGGLEIVADKATKRQYDPKAGVAARCVAFAQEEGLIVRFLTGDRVAVCPPLVIRPDEIDTLFDRLGTALDRTQAWIREQGLTAA encoded by the coding sequence ATGCTCTCGAACCTCGCCACCCGCGACGTCGAAACCCTGATCCACCCCTACACCAACCTGGCGGCCTTCCGGCAGACCGGGCCGCTGGTGCTGGAGCGCGGCCACGGCGTCTGGGTCTACGACACCGACGGGCGGCCCTATCTCGAGGGCATGGCGGGCCTGTGGTGCACGGCGCTCGGCTATTCCAACGAGGAGCTGGTCGAGGCCGCCCGCGAGCAGATGGCGCGGCTGCCCTTCACCCACCTGTTCTCCGGCCGCAGCCACGACCCGGCGATCGAGCTCGCCGAGACCATCAAGGAGCTGGCGCCGATCCCGGTCTCGAAGGTGTTCTTCACCTCCTCGGGCTCGGAGGCCAACGACACCCAGGTCAAGCTGACCTGGTACCTCAACAACGCGCTCGGCCGGCCGCAGAAGAAGAAGATCATCGGCCGGCACAAGGGCTATCACGGCGTCACCGTGGCGTCGGCCTCGCTCACGGGCCTCACCGCCAACCACGCCGACTGGGACCTGCCGCTGCCGGGCTTCCTGCACGCCGCCTGCCCGCACCATTACCGCGGGGCTGAAAGCGGCGAGAGCGAGGAGGCGTACTCGGCCCGCCTCGCGGCCGAACTGGAGGAGATGATCCTGCGCGAGGGCCCCGACACCGTGGCCGCCTTCATCGCCGAGCCGGTGATGGGCGCCGGCGGCGCCATCGTGCCGCCGAAGGGCTACTTTGCCGCGATCGAGCCGGTGCTCGCCCGCTACGACGTGCGGCTGATCGCCGACGAGGTGATCTGCGGCTTCGGCCGGCTCGGCACGTGGTTCGGCTCCGAGGCGCTGGGCATGAAGCCCCACAGCCTGTCCTTCGCCAAGGCGCTGACCTCGGCCTACATGCCGCTCGGCGGCGTCACGGTCGACGAGACCCTGTACCAGGCGATGCAGGACCAGAGCCGCAAGATCGGCACGTTCGGCCACGGCACCACCTATTCGGGCCATCCGGTGGCGAGCGCGGTGGCGCTGAAGACCATCGAGATCTACAAGCGCGACAAGATCATCGAGGGCGCAGCCGAGAAGGCACCGCACTTCCAGCGCCGCCTCTCGGGCCTCGAGGAGCACCCGCTCGTCGGCGAGGCCAAGGGGCTCGGCCTGATCGGCGGCCTCGAGATCGTCGCCGACAAGGCGACGAAGCGCCAGTACGACCCGAAGGCGGGCGTGGCCGCCCGCTGCGTCGCCTTCGCGCAGGAGGAAGGCCTGATCGTCCGCTTCCTCACCGGCGACCGCGTCGCGGTCTGCCCGCCGCTGGTGATCCGCCCGGACGAGATCGACACCCTGTTCGACCGCCTCGGCACCGCGCTCGACCGCACCCAGGCCTGGATCCGCGAGCAGGGCCTGACGGCGGCCTGA
- a CDS encoding SDR family NAD(P)-dependent oxidoreductase has translation MTSAVVVGASGGIGRALVAAVAAGGAYETVFALSRSAPSQPEPVRSVAIDVTDEDSVAAAARTVGEAGPVGLVIVASGLLHAPGIAPEKALRTLDPAAMAALFAVNALGPALVAKHMLPLMPRKGRSLFAALSARVGSIGDNRLGGWYAYRASKAALNQVLRTLAIETARTHPELVVAGLHPGTVMTALSQPFRPEPGPGLFSPEESAAHLLRVLEGLRIADSGQVFAWDGQPIPP, from the coding sequence ATGACGAGCGCCGTCGTCGTCGGAGCCTCGGGCGGGATCGGCCGCGCCCTCGTCGCGGCGGTCGCGGCGGGCGGGGCGTACGAGACCGTCTTCGCCCTGTCGCGCTCGGCCCCGTCCCAGCCGGAGCCGGTGCGGTCCGTCGCCATCGACGTCACCGACGAGGACTCGGTCGCGGCGGCGGCGCGGACCGTCGGAGAGGCCGGGCCGGTCGGGCTGGTGATCGTCGCCAGCGGCCTCCTGCACGCGCCGGGCATCGCGCCCGAGAAGGCGCTCCGGACCCTCGATCCGGCCGCGATGGCGGCTTTGTTCGCCGTCAATGCCCTCGGCCCGGCGCTCGTCGCCAAGCACATGCTGCCGCTGATGCCGCGCAAGGGGCGCAGCCTGTTCGCCGCCCTCTCGGCGCGGGTCGGCTCGATCGGCGACAACCGCCTGGGCGGCTGGTACGCCTACCGGGCCTCGAAGGCGGCGCTGAACCAGGTCCTGCGCACGCTCGCGATCGAGACGGCGCGCACCCACCCGGAGCTCGTCGTCGCCGGCCTGCATCCCGGCACCGTGATGACGGCCCTGTCCCAGCCGTTCCGCCCGGAGCCGGGACCGGGCCTGTTCTCGCCCGAGGAGAGTGCGGCCCACCTCCTGCGGGTGCTGGAGGGCCTGCGAATCGCGGATTCCGGCCAGGTCTTCGCCTGGGACGGGCAGCCGATCCCACCGTGA
- a CDS encoding sugar phosphate isomerase/epimerase family protein, translated as MHASPDRPLGVAHFTCIGVPPVDLVRLAARTGYASVGLRLHPAFPGAPFYELPPGSDAFRAMRRVLSDEGMRVYDIEFVVIGEDLVPASLAGILEAAAGLGAQRLSVCGDDPDRGRLVARFAETCDLAARFGMGVDLECMAWRRVASLPDAVRVVEAAGRPNGGVLVDALHLARTGGSPEDVRAVPPGLIRHAQLCDAPAEAPRSTDAVIQEARAGRLPAGGGALPLAALVAALPPTACLSIEVPITGTATPEAHLRANRAAARRLLAG; from the coding sequence ATGCACGCCTCTCCCGACCGGCCGCTGGGCGTCGCCCACTTCACCTGCATCGGGGTGCCGCCCGTCGATCTCGTCCGGCTCGCGGCGCGAACCGGCTACGCGTCGGTCGGCCTGCGGCTCCATCCGGCCTTCCCGGGGGCGCCGTTCTACGAGCTGCCGCCCGGCAGCGACGCCTTCCGGGCGATGCGCCGGGTGCTCTCCGACGAGGGGATGCGCGTCTACGACATCGAATTCGTCGTCATCGGGGAGGATCTCGTGCCGGCCTCGCTCGCCGGCATCCTCGAGGCCGCCGCGGGGCTCGGCGCGCAGCGGTTGAGCGTGTGCGGCGACGACCCGGATCGCGGGCGCCTCGTCGCACGCTTCGCCGAGACGTGCGACCTCGCGGCCCGGTTCGGCATGGGCGTCGACCTCGAATGCATGGCCTGGCGCCGGGTCGCCAGCCTGCCCGATGCCGTCCGGGTGGTCGAGGCCGCGGGCCGGCCGAACGGCGGCGTCCTCGTCGATGCCCTCCACCTCGCCCGGACCGGCGGATCGCCCGAGGACGTGCGGGCCGTGCCGCCCGGCCTCATCCGTCATGCGCAGCTCTGCGACGCTCCCGCCGAGGCGCCGCGATCGACGGACGCCGTCATCCAGGAAGCCCGGGCGGGGCGCCTGCCCGCAGGGGGCGGGGCGCTGCCCCTGGCAGCGCTGGTCGCGGCGCTGCCGCCGACCGCCTGCCTGTCGATCGAGGTGCCGATCACCGGCACCGCCACGCCCGAGGCGCACCTGCGGGCGAACCGGGCGGCGGCCCGGCGGCTCCTCGCCGGCTGA